The genome window CCATTTATCATTATCTAACATTAAGCCTCCCAAAATTGATTGTTCAGCTTCTAAAGAATAGGGTGGAGCTCTGAATTTTGAAATTAGAGATTTTTTATTTTTAATTGATTTATTAATTAATAAATTATCATTCATAATTTAATACCATAAAATTAAAGAAATATTCAAAAATGAAAATAATAATGAAATTAATCTAAAAAAAAAATAATATTTTTAAAATAAAAAACACTTATTTTTTAACTAAAGATTATCCAAACAGGTTTTTAAATCTTTATCCAAGGGTGAACGAATCAATATTGTTTTATTAGTTCTAGGATGGATAAAATTTAATTCATAAGCATGTAAAAATAATCTTTTCAATCCTGTATGAGATAATCGATTATCAAATTCAAATTTACCATATCGTTTATCAAAAGCAATATAATGACCTAAATAACTAGTATGTAATCTAATCTGATGAGTTTTACCAGTAATCAATTCAGCTTTAATTAAAGTAGAAAATTTAAAATATCTCTTTACACTAAAATGAGTTTCAGAACATTTAATATTAATAAATAAAGGTTTATTTTTGATACTATTTTTATATATTTTTTTACAAATAACAGGAATATTAACTATTTTAAGATCCATAGGCCATATACCATATACCAAAGCTAAATACTTTTTTTTAATTTGATAATTACGAAATTGTTTATGTAAACAACATAAAGAATAACGATTTTTAGCAAGTAATAATAAACCTGAAGTATCACGATCAATTCTATGGACTAATTCAAGAAATACATCATAAGAATATAAAAAACGTAAACCATCTAACACATTATTAAATATTTTTGTACCACCATGTACAGCAATACCAGAGGGTTTGTTAATAATTAATAAATCTTTATCTTCATACAAGATTGATTGTTGTAATAGTATAATAAATGTATTATTAAAATGTTTGACAAAATTACTATTTTTATTAGAATACCACAAAGAAGAAACTTCTATTATATCATTGATTTTTAATCTATAAATGTGTTCAACATGTTTACCATTAACACGTATTCCACCTTTTCTTAATAAACTATATATTTTACTCTTAGGTATACATTTCAAAGATTTAAATAAATAATTATCAACACGTTGACCCAACTCATTGAGTCCTATAGTAAAAATTTGCGCACTATTTCTATAACCTGACATATAATAAATAAAATTTTATTAAGAAAAATATAATAAAATGATAACATTATTTAACTAAAAAAATTACTCATTATTTATAATAATATAAATTACCAATTCAATAAATACAAATCCATTAGTAATAAATTGAATAATTTCACCAATTCTTATATTATGAATATATACGTATATATTTTTATAAGTTATAAAAATATATAAAATAATAAAATTAAAAAATAAACTTTAAATAATATTCATTAAATAAAATTTAATAAAATATAAACTTCAATAAAATAAATAATATTATTAAAATAATTAATCTATCTATATAAGTTATTATTTAATAATATGTAATTTAATTAATTATATAAAATGAGTATAATTATCATGAAAAGAATGTTAATAAATGCAACTCAAAAAGAAGAATTAAGAGTTGCTT of Candidatus Purcelliella pentastirinorum contains these proteins:
- a CDS encoding RluA family pseudouridine synthase — its product is MSGYRNSAQIFTIGLNELGQRVDNYLFKSLKCIPKSKIYSLLRKGGIRVNGKHVEHIYRLKINDIIEVSSLWYSNKNSNFVKHFNNTFIILLQQSILYEDKDLLIINKPSGIAVHGGTKIFNNVLDGLRFLYSYDVFLELVHRIDRDTSGLLLLAKNRYSLCCLHKQFRNYQIKKKYLALVYGIWPMDLKIVNIPVICKKIYKNSIKNKPLFINIKCSETHFSVKRYFKFSTLIKAELITGKTHQIRLHTSYLGHYIAFDKRYGKFEFDNRLSHTGLKRLFLHAYELNFIHPRTNKTILIRSPLDKDLKTCLDNL